GTCGCCGCGCTGGGCATGGTGCCGCTGAGGTCGGCGGGAAGGCTGCTGCATGGCACCTCCGCCACGGCGCTGGCGGTGGCGCTCCTGCCTTCCCTGTTCGCCGGGCTTCCGTTGATGTCGCTCGACGACGCGCCGTGGTCGCGCGCGCTCTGCGCCGGCGTGGGCGTGGTGGCCCTGGCGGCCACGGCATGGCGCGCGCGCAAGACGACGTCGGGGAGCACTGCGCTCGTGAGCGCGAGCGCCGCGCTCTATGGCGCGCTGTGGCTCGCTGTCTTCTGCGTGGCGAGCGCGCCGTCGGGCTTCGACGCGCTGGAGCCGGGCAGCCCGCTGTTCGCGGGCCTCACGTTGTGGGCCCAGGCCCTGGCGGTTGTCATCGCCGTGTCCGCGACCACCGATTCCATGCGCGAGGCACATCCTCGCGCGAGCCCGGTGCTCGAAGTGGTGGCCTACGCGGTGCTGGCCAGCGGCGCGCTCGCGGGGGCGCTCGGCGCGTTCTCCGTCGCGGCGGGAGATGACTTCCAGGTCGACTTCGCTTCGGCGCTCGCGCCAGGCGTCGCGGCGGGAGTCTTCTTCCTGTTGGAGCCGCGCCGGCGGGCCTTGGTCCACCTCGTGGCGTTGACGGCGCTCCTCGGCGGCGCCCTGGTCGCACGCACGCAGGCTCCCGCGGACCCGGGGTGGTGGGTGTTGGGCGGCACGGTGGCGGCGTCGGGGTTGATGCTCCTGGCGCGGTGGAGTGCCTCGCCGGGGCTGCGCATCCGGTTGCTCGCATGGAGCATCGTCGGGTCGCTGGCGTCGCTGCCCCTGGTGAGCCATTTCGGCCTCGCTGACGCTCCCTGGGCCAGGGTGCTGACGGGGCTGGTCATCGCGGGGGGCGCGCACCTCGCGGGGGGCTGGCGCTGGCGAGGTCTTCACTACCTGGGCGGCGTGGGCCTGCTCTTCGGTGTGCTCGCCTTCGCCACGGGGACCCCTGGGTTGGAGGGGCGCTGGGCGCCGCTGGCCGTCTTCGCGCTGATGAGCGGGCTCTATGGCGCCGTGGGGCTCGTGCAGGCGGCCTGGGCTCAGCCCGCGTCACGGCGGGACGGGCTGCTCCCCCTGGACGACCTGTCGCTCTGTCTGGCGGCGGCGGGCGTCATCATGGTCGTGGACGCCGCCCCCGTGGCTCCGGGGTTCCTCGTGTCGGCAGGGGGCCTTCCTGGAGGCGTGCTCGCCGCGCTTCCCACGGCCGTGGTCACCACGTGGCTGTTGCTGCGGGTCCGGCGCGATGGGAGCCGGCTCGTCGCGTTCCTGGCGGCCTCGGGGATGGCGCTCACCGTGTCCCAGGTGATGGGCACGGTGTCGGACTTCTCGTCCCCGCGAGCGGCCCTGGTCGCGGCGTCACTGTCGCTGGGCTTCGCTGTCTTCTCGGCGTTGCGTGGCCGTACGCCCCCGCCGGCGGATGCCACGGGCACTCCAGCCCCCAGGCCTGAGGGCCGGAAGATGGTCGACCTCTTCCGGTTGCCGCTGGGAGCGCAGGGGATGCCGCTCTTCACGGACGGCTTCGCCACGGCGGCGTTGGTGCAACTCCTCATCGCGGCCTTCACGCTCACGGGCTGGCTGTCCCGGCCCACGGATGCCGAGCGCGCCACCGGGCTGCTCGCGTGTGGGTTGTTGCTCCTGACCGTGCTCGTGGCCTTTGTCTCCCGCGGCTTCGTGGCTTGCCGGTTGCGAGGCTCGGTGGTGACGCTCGCTTTGCTGGGAGGGCTCATCGCGCTCACGGCCCTGGTGAACCGCGCGGGCCGTCCGTCGCCACCGGATGTCGTCGCCCTGCGGCTCCCGCTCGTCGGCATCGCGCTCTGGGGGCTCGCGTTGGCGACACGGCGCTTCGGCCCATGGGTCGCAAAGCAGTTGGAGCGACCGCGTCACGGCAAGGTCTACCACTGGGTTCCCCACGTCGGCGTGGCCGTGCTGGTCTGCGTGCTTCTGAAAGGCGCGGTCCTGGTCGGGTTGCCCACGCCTTCCCGGGCGCTGGGCATCATTCCGCCGCTGATGTTGTTGGGCCCCGCGGTGTTGATGGGGCTGCTCGCGGTGTCCGCCCGGTCGGTGCGCCTCGCGAGCATGGGGCTTTACCTCGGGCATGCGGGCGCGGCGCTCTGGGCCGCGAGGCAGTCCCTGCTCGGGCCTCGGCTCGTGTCGCTGCGGCCTTTGGAAGGCGAGTGGGTGCGCACGGGCGCCGAGTCCTTGCACTGGCTCCAGGATGGCGCCTGGCTGGCGCCCGGAGACTCCGTGTTCCTGCTGTGGCAGCGGGCCTTCGCGGGGATCTCCGCCGCCGGGCTCGTCTATGCCGCCGCGTCGCTTCGAGGGCTGCCCGAACGTTTCCAGCAGCTCTTGCGACACCATGCTGGCATCAGCGTGGGCCTCGTCTTCCTCGCGGCGCTCTTTCAACCCGGGCTCACCGCGGCGGGCCTCGTCCTCGCGACAGGGCTGGTGCTGTTCGTCGGCGGAGCGAAGGCGCAGGGGCGTCTCGTCCTGGGCGCGAGCATCCTCTTGCTCGTCCATGCCTTGGCGCACCGTGTGGGCATCTTCGAGATGTGGCCCGGGCCGGTGTTCGCGCTGGTGGGGCTCGCGGTGGTGAGCCTGGGGCCGTGGCTCGTCCGGCGCAGGGGACTTTCGGAGAGCGCGGCTCGCGTTCGCATCCATCAGGCCACGGCCATCTATGCGCTGGCCGCGACGGTGTACGCGCTGGCGACGAACGGCACGTCGTCGTCGACGCTCGCCGCGCTCAACCTCCTGGCGGAGGCGGGCATGAGCCTGGGGGGCACCTGGATGGTCTCCCCCGCGTTGCCGGTGACGATGGCGCTCATCGCCGCATCGCTGTTCGTGGCGGCGTTCCAGTGGAAGGGCACGCTCGCTTCGCTCGTCGCGACGCTGGGCGCTTGGATGCTGGGCGCCACGTTCGTCGCCTCGCTCATGGCCTTCCTGTCGATTCAGGCGAGCCTGACCGGGCCTTGGTTGCGCTATGGCCCGCTCTTCCGTGCTCACGGCGCGGCCCTGGCCCTGGCCGCGGCGGTGGGCGTGGTGGTCCTCCATGTCGCGCAGGCGTGGGCACGCAGGCGCCGGGCAGACGTCGCGGGCGGCCTGTCCTGGGGGCGCGACACGGGGATGGTGGTCAGCGGGGTGATGCTGGCGGTCCTGGCCATGGGGGGCTTCGCCTCGGAAGAGGCCCTGCCGCGGGCCATTGCCTCCATGGGAATCCTGGTGCTGGTGGCGCTGCACTGCGCCTGGAGTCAGCACACCGGGCGGCACGTCTACTTCGTGCAGCTCTCGGTCGTGGGCGCCTATGTCCTGGTGCGCAATCTGTATGCACCGGGCCTGCGCGCCGAGCACGACGCACTGTTCGCGTTGGCGCTGGGGTTCATCTTGGTGGGCGTGACGGTGCTGGCGAGACGGGCGGGCGTACAGCCCGTGGAGGCGGCCACGCGGCGTTTCGCCGCGCTGCTGCCCCTGGGCGTGGCGTTGATGTTGCCGGGCGAGGCGACGCGAGAAGCGGCGCTGCTCGCGGGGGGCTCGGGGCTGCTGTACGCGACGCTGGGCGCGGTGGAGCGCAGCCGGTTGTTTGGCGCGTTCGCGGCGGCGGCGTGCAACTTCGCGCTGCTCATCGCCGCGCTGGCGTTTGGCCTGGAGGGCCTGGAAATCTATCTGGCGCCCCTGGGCCTCTTGTTGCTGATGCTCGGTCAGCTTTTCTCGGGGAGCCTGCCGCAGGCCGCGCGCAACACCGTGCGGATTCTCGGCGGCCTGCTGTTGTACGTGCCGGCGGCCGCGAAGATGGCGGTCCAGGTGGGCCAGTCGCCCGACGGCATGTACGCGCTCGTCTTCGGAGGGGTGTGCCTGCTGGGCGTGGTGGCGGGAATGGTGTTCCAGATTCGCGCATACCTCGCCTTGGGCACGCTGTTTCTCACCCTGGACGTCGCGGCCACGCTGCTCGACGCCGGGTTGAAAGACCACCGCGTCGGCTTCCTCGTGATGACACTCACAGGGCTCACCCTCATTGGGGGACGTGTCCTCACGACGTTGAAACGCCAGGAGTGGGAGCTGCTCGTGCGGCGCGTCCGCGTCCAGCTTCGCGGTTGGGATTGAGCGTCCGCTCCCGCGAATCCAGAGTCAGTCCGCGCCCAGGTAGGCCAGCATGACGCTCTTGTCACCTGTCGCCAGCACATAGGGGGCGTCTGGTGAAATGACGCCAGGGCGTGACGCGACGCCGTGCACCGCGTCCTGGGCATGGGTGAGCTGCATGCCGGCTCCGCCTCCTCCGATGACGAGCGGCGCGCCCATCTTGAGGTCCAGCACCACCACCGCGCGTCGCGTGAGCCGGGGCTCCGCCATGTTGACGACGACGAAGTCTCCCGCGAACCGGCGCTGGTCGCATCGGAAGACCCACAGGTTGCGTTTGCGCCCGAGAAGCTCCTTCACGAAGGGTTTCTCGTCGCTCTTCAGCGCGTAGCGTTCGGAGAGCAGGGCGGCGACGGCGGAGGAGTAGCCCGCCTCCTTCGCGAGCAGCAGCGCCCACGGATTCGCATGCCGCAGCAGCGGCAGCGAGACGGGCAGGACGATGGGGGGCTCGCGAGGCATGTGTGGGTGTGCTCGACGCGCGAAGCGCGCGTGTCGGACGAAGATTCGACCACGTCATTGTTCCCATTTCACGCCTCTTCACTCCCGAGAATCGAGAGCGCGGGGGCGTGCTGGGACGTGGGTCGCAGCCTTGATGGCCAGGGTGGGTGTCTCCTGGCGTTCGTCGCGGCGATATCCGGCGAGATACATGTCCAATGGCATACGCGGCCCGGTATCGCGATGCGTGTGTTTAAAGCCTGAGCGGGTCGGCGTGCGTTATGGATGTGTGGCGGCGCTTCGTTGTGAATGTCTCCCTGCCAGGCCGCCATCCCCGATTCCCAGTGGAATGGAGCAACACAATGAATGGCAGTCAAATGGCCCCCATGTGGCGATGCCTGAGCGCGACGCTGGCGCTCGGAATGTTGAGTGCGTGTGGCCCTGAGTTGGAGCAGGGGCAGGAGCACGAACCGTTCGTGACCGATGAGACGCTGGCGGAGGGGGAGGCGTCATCGGAAACGGTGACCGCGATGCAGGCGGGGGACCGTTACGCCAACGCCGTCGTCCAGAGCGGTGTCATCGCCGTCATCAACCCGAACGCCGCCGTGGGTCCGCCGGATGGCAACGTCGCGACGTTCCTCGGGCTTTTGGGCGGCTCGCTGGTGCTGGACATGGGGCGGGGCGAAGAGGGCACGGGGCCCCTGCGCATCTACTACCGGGGGCTCTCGCTCGCGGTGATTGCCCAGGTGGAGTTCCTGCGCTCGGACATGAGCATCATCAGCACGGCGCAGGCGAACCTGCTGGACCTGGGCCTGGGGACGCACTCCACGCTGGTGCCCTTCAGCAGCGCCACGCCGTACCGCTATGTGAGGTTGGGCGGCGGTCTCGCCTCGCTGTTCGGTCTGGACGCCATCGAGGACACGGGCGGCGGTGTCGGCTCCGTCTGTGGTGATGGCCGGGTGTCCGCCGGGGAGCAGTGTGATGATGGCAACCGGATGTCCGGTGATGGCTGTAGCAGCGCCTGCCAACTGGAGCCGGGTTTCAACTGTCAGGGCACGCAGCCCTCCGTTTGCAACGACGTCAATGAATGCACCAATGGCACCGCGCAGTGCTCGGTGAATGCCTTCTGTGTGAACACGCCGGGCAGCTACACCTGCGTGTGCCGGCTTGGCTACTGGGGCAATGGCTGGACGTGCAATGACATCGACGAGTGCGCGAACGGAACGCACACGTGCCAGCCGAATCAGCAGTGCGTGAATACGCCGGGTGGTTTCGAATGCGTGGGTGGCGCGTGTACGCCTCCCCGGCAGCAGTGTGGTTCGCAGTGCACGGACGTGACGGCTGACAGGTTCAACTGCGGTGCCTGTGGCGTGGTCTGCCCCTCGAGCAAGCGGTGCTCGGTGGGGGTCTGCGTGCCCGGGGTTGGCGAGGAGCCAACGCTGTAGCGCGCCACGACGCGGGGGCGTGACGGCGATGGCGACCTCGAGTTGATGCGGTGAGTTGAAGGACCCCTGGCCCTCGCGGAGCCGCAGGTCTCCGCGGGGGCTGGACTCAAATCATCCCGTCCCAGCCGGTGTCGTTCCGACGAAATGCGTCGCGAATGGCTTCCACGAAGTCCGAAGGCAGCGGTCCTTCCTCCCATGCCCGGAGGTTGCGCCGCAGGTTCTCCAGTCGCCGGGTGCCCACGATGCAGGTGGAGACGCCAGGGACATGCGCGGCGAAGCGCAGGGCCACGTCGCTCCAGTCCATCCCCCTCGTGTCGAGCGACAGGGCCCGCATCCGGTTCCAGTACTCACCGAGGTCATGTGCCTCGGGGCGTTCCGCGAAGCGCCAGGGCGCGTTTCCCAGAGGCCGCTTCGCGATGACGCCCATGCCCCGTCCCTGGGCCCACGCGACACCCCGGTCGATGGCGCGCTGGTCGAAGAGGTTGACGGAGGTCTGGACCGCGGCGAACGCCCCGGTGCCGATGGCGTACTCCAGCGAGGCGTTGTCGCCGGAGTAGGCGGCGGCGCGGACCTTTCCCGCCTCCACCGCGCGGACCAGTGCCTCCACCAGGCCGGGCCGCTGAAGCACCTCGAGCGGGCACGAGTGGAAATGCACCACGTCGAGCACGTCGGTGTGAAGGCGGCTGAGGGCCTGGTCGACGCCGCGGGTGATGCATTCGGGCGTCCAGTCCTCCACGCCCGGTACGCCGTAGCCGCATTTGGTGGAGAGGACGTATTCGGAGCGGCGTCCCCGCAGGTGCCGGCCGATGCGCTCTTCCGACGCCCCGTAGCCGGGCGCGGTGTCGATGAGGTTGATGCCCGCGTCCAGGACACCGTGCAACAACGCGGCGGCCTCCGACTCCGAGAGCTCCGAACCCCCCACGTGCCCGGCACCAAAGCCCAGCGCGGACACCTGCAGGCCCGTCTTTCCCAAGGGACGACGCTCCATGGACCCTCCTCGCCTGGCCGGCGGGCCACGCGTCAGTTGGAGGCCAGAGCATGACACACGGCCCGCGGTGCGAAGGGGAGGGGCTCTACCCGGGCTCGAGACGTGAGCGGCGGGGAGCGCGGAAGCACACGGGGCTGCGAAACGGCGGGCGCGGGTGCCAGAAGGTCACCCGCGCCCAGACTTCACATCCGAACTACTGGATGGTCCACACCACGTTGCCGACGCACCGGCCGCTGCCGTAGCAGCCTCCGCGCAGTTGCACGGTGGTGGCCGCGGTGGCGGTGTACGTCACGCGGGAACCTCCGCCGATGCCGCACGCGTCGTCGTTCTCCGCGACTTCATCGGCGCCGACGTAGAGCCGCAGGTAGGTGTCACCCACGACGCTCGCGCCCGGCACGCCGCACGTGGCGACGGTGAGGACCTGGCCCGCGGTGAGGGCGAACTCGTGGGCGACGTAGTTGCGCATCGCGCTGTTGGTGGTGCGCGCGCGGTAGGTGAACGTGCCCGTCTCCGGATCCGGCTCGGGCTCGGGGTCCGGGTCATTGCCACCGGTGATGGTCCAGGCGACGGAGCCCGAGCAGGTGCCAGAGGAGAAGCAGCCCGCCGCGATGATGTAGTCGCCGGTGACGGCGGCGGTGAACATGATGCTGGAGCCACGGCCACCGCAGGCGTCGTCGTTGGCGGCCACTTCCGAGCCGTAGGCGTTGCGCAGGCGCAGGTACGTGTCACCCGTGAAGTTCGCGCCCGGCAGACCGCAGGTGGCGATGGTCAGCGTCTGACCCTGCTCCAGCGCGATGGTGTAGTTGGTGGTGTTCGTCTGGGCGCTGTTGGTGGCGGTGGCGTTGTAGGTGAACGGGTTGCTCGGCGGGGCCGGGGGCGGCGGCGGCGGCGGGGGCGGCTCGGACCGACCGCACAGGCGCATGCTGCCGGCGATGGCGCAGTAGCCTTCCACGGCGGGGCGCACGTAGGTGATGTCCTCACCGCGGCAACCCGTGTCCGTGCACTGGTTCACGACGTTGCAGCTACCGCGCGCGACGTAGTCCGTCGCGCCACGCACCAGGATACCGGCGACCGTGAAGGTGTCGTTCTCGTAGACACCCGAGCCCGAGTTGCCGCCGAAGGTGTCCGTGTTGGCGACGAAGAAGTCCAGCGTGCTGGCGCGGGCGTCACGCACCCAGCCACCGTCGTCGATCTTGAACGGGACGCCGCTGCCGGAGCCGATGACGGTCACGCCGGTGTTCAGCGGAAGGGCCTCGTTGCCCGGACGGATGGGCGCGGGCTCGAAGCGCGGCGCGGCGGGACGGTCCAGCCGGACGATGGCCCAGTCCAGGTTGCGGCCGTTCACGACACCTTCCTGGCGCGCGACGATGGCCTGGCAGGAGTAGATGTCGTCCGTCGTCACCGTCTGCAGCCCGGTCTCCGACGTGCGGTAGAAGTTGAAGACGAAGCGCGTGCCCGCGCAGGCCGCCGCGGTCCTGAGGCAGTGGCCGGCGGTGAGCACCAGGTCGTCATCAATGAGCGTACCCGAGCACCAGGCCGGCGTGGGGTCCTGGAGGAAGCGCTGGTCCGAGCAGAGATTGAAGTAGGACTGCAGCGTGGGCGCGTTGAAGATGACGTTGCTCGGGTCGGACGCGTCGATGTCCACCGCATCCATCAGCGCCACCGTCGACCGCTCCGCCCGCTCGCGCATCGCCGGGATCGCCGTGTACGCGTAGACATCCGTGCGGTGGTCTTCGCCGTAGATGACGTCCTGTCCGGTCGTCCCCACATCCGGAGACTTCTCGTCCGCGGACTCCATTTCGGGAGCCGGGGCACAGGCCGCGACCGACACGGAAAACAACAGTGCGCCGAACACGTTTCGGCGGAAGGGACTACGGGGGATACGCATAGGCGACCACTCCTGAGGATGCAGTGCCAGCCGGGACAGGCGGGCGAAGCCGGATTAGGGCTGCCCCGACAGTATTTCGAGTAAGCCGGTGGAAACAAGAACAGCGAGACATAAATACTCCAATGCCCCTGTTGGAGTTTGTCCCCCAACGGGAGCCGGCAGGGTTGTGCCGAGCCCGCCGTGTCTCGGGCCGAGCGCTGCCCATGTCGATGACCGGTCCGGGCACTGTCAGCGTCCACGCGCGAGCAGCCGCTTCACCTTCAAGGCGGGGTCGCTCATGACGCCACGGCTCTTAGCCGTCGAGAGAGCGCCGTCGGCTGTGGGCGCCTCCTCGGTCCGGGCATCGCGGTTGGGGCCGGCGCCTCGGGCGGAGGTGGGGAGCCCTACGAATGGCCTCCTCGCTCGAACACGGACTCCACGAGACACTTCTTGGTCCTTCGCTTCTCGACTCGCTCGATGTTTCGAGGCGGGAGGGCTGGTTTCTCGACGTGTGGAAATGCGACGCGCCGATACGGCTCGAACTGCTCGCCCTTCATGTCTACGTGCTGGCACGCCGCGCCTTGGCCTCCTCGCTGCGAACGAGGTGCAGGTTCGTCTGGCCAATGGACTGTGTTGCGCGAGGCGCGCCGGGTCGAAAATGCCCTTGAGACGCAAAATGCAACGCTTCGGCGGCACATCTCCCTGGCGGAGAGTCGCCTGCTGGTGAACGGGCACCGCGACTACCAGGAGGTGCCCGCGCTCGCGCGGGAGACTGAGCGCGCTGCCCACATCGACCTCCCATGCGCCTTTGTCCGCTTCGCGGGGCCGCGCCAGGTGTGGACTGAAGCGTACGCGTGAGCCCGTTGGACAACGCCTGCATTCTCGAACGGATGGGACGACGTTCGAGCCGTGGCGTGAGTCGGACCGCACGGTGTGCGGCTGTTCACGGCGCTACCCAGGAGCGGAGCGGCTCTGGGGTGTTGCACTGAAGCGTTTCGTCGCGCTCGAACGGAAGCCACATCAGTGGTGGATGATCGATGCGTCGGATTCGAAGTGTCAGCCTGGGCACCGGAGGATTCTGGGGCCGCCTTCGGCCACTGGTGTCTGCTCGCTCAGGGGCCTGAACACCTCCTGCTTGTCACGCACCAGAAGTCCTTCCGCCGCATCGCTGTCGCAGGAGGTCCTTCGTCGAAGCGGGGCAGGCCCGCGTCACGATGGACGTGCATGGGGAGGGCCGGGGTACGCTGATTCCGACCCGGCGTGGAAGAAGAGAACCCATTCAATGAGACTGCTCGACTGGACAGACCCGGACGATGACACACGCGGCTACTGGGCGACTTTCTTTCCCAGGAGCGTGAAGAAGGAAGTGATGGCTGACGCCGAAGCCAGGATCATCTCGGGCGATGATGCGGATCGCATTCTCTGCGAGATGCCCATTGCCGCACTGGACCAGGCCGCCAGGGACACGGGATACAAGCGCCTCGACGAGGCTCTGAACGACCGCAAGTTCACGGCCATGTTGCCGCTGTTCGTCGGAGACGCGGAGGCCGTGCTTCGCTTTCGCAAGCGCTGCGTCCCGAGGTGGATGCAGCTCGTCCACCGTGAGGCGAAAGGCGCGTCTTGGGACGTGTCGCGAATGCATGCGCGGCGTGCGATGAAAACGCCGCTGGGCACCTCGTCCGTCGACGACATCCGCCTTCCGAAAACGTCCCTTCATTTTCGCGTCCAGCCCGAGTCGGCGCTGGCGTCTCCCGACAAGGAACAGCACGCCCCCGTCACCGATGTCCTCGTCGTCGAGGAGCCCGCGCCACGGAGACTCTGGCGCATCGCGGTCGAGTCTGGCTCGGCCGTCGGCAACACCAGCGCCCTCATCACGTCACTGGACCTGCCGAGCGGTGCGACGTTGGACACGGTGCTTGAACAGCACGCTGCTCAGGTCGCCACGGGCGAGGACTGGCGAAGCCTGTTGGCCTGGGTTGTCAGCATGCTCTTGCTGTCGCGCACCTGATGGAGATTCCTCGCCAGCCAGGCGAAAAAGCTGAAACGTGAGACGATGCGTCATCGCGCCTGTTGTTGACTTGAAGTGTGGCCTGTGAAGACAATTCGGACTCACTCAGGGAGGCCGAACATGAAGAAGCCTGCTCGTACGAAGCGCGCAAAGACTCTCAAGGTCACGGTTCGCGTTCTGAAGGGGGCTGCGCTCAAGTCGTTCGAAACCAACAGGTGCAGCTCCTCCAACATCTCCCACCTCTCGAAATAACAGCAGCAGTCCGAGCACGACATGGGACTTCAGTCAGGTGTCGTGCTCCTCGAAATGGGCAAGGGCGTCTCCATCCTTCAGACCCGCAAGGCGCTGATGGAGATTCGGGGCCTGCCCTTTGCCCGTCTCGTTTCCCTCCTCGAAAGCATTGGCCGTGGAGGGAAGGCCGCACTCGTTCGTGCGCTGGTGAAGGCGGGGGTCGACCCTGACAGCGCCGCTGAGCTCGGAGCACGGTTCGAAGAGGAAGAGGCATTGGGGCGTGGCGGTCCACGTTTGTGGGACGCACAAGCCCTCCGCAAAACATGCGGCATCACGGGCGGGCTTCGACTGGGCCCCCTGCGCACGGTCGACATTGCCGAGAAGGGCGAATCGCTCATCCAACTGAGCGCCACCCGATGGCGCCGCGCTGGCCGTGTCGGATGCCTCTCCTGTGGCCTGCTGTGGGAGGTCCAGAGCGCGGATTCGCCCGCGGAGGCTGCCGCGGTCGCGAATGCGCTCCCACGCCGCGCGGTGATTGCCCTGGGCGCCGCCGATGTGAAGGCCCTCCGGGCCGTCATGAAGCATCCCTGCTTCGATACGGAGGGTTGGGCCGAGGGCACGTATGGGCAGGCCCTCGCTCGCCGCACGCGGCCGAGGCCGTCGGCGGGATGCGAGTGCTCCTCGTCCTTGCGCGCGGTGAAACACATCGGGAGGCTGGAAGGCTCACGGATGGCAGGTGCCGCGCTGGGCCGCGTGGGCGTCGCGACAAAAGAGTCCACCGTGCGTGGCAAGCGGGGAGCGCCTTCCATCGTGACCTTGGTCTGGGGCGCGGCCACGCTGCGTGCTCGAAGGCGAGGACGTCCCGTGGTGTCAGGCCATCACCAAGCCCAGGTGGGGGTCGGTAGCTCCCTGGAGGAGCGGCGATTGACGGCTCGCGCGGAGGCCATCGAGCGCGCCTCGTCCCTTCTTCGTGTGCCTGATGTCCTCGCGACGCCTGCGCGTGCCCTCGAGCGCCCCTTCCTGCCCCTGCGTCAGTGGGACCTCTACACGCCGGCGCAGTACGCGAGCCCCGGGTTTCCCTACGCGCCTGTGACGCAGGACACGCCGTTGGATTGGGTCATGGCCACGGACGCGAAGACGGGTGAGCAATTGCTCGTTCCGGCCGCCTTCACGACGTCTGAACAGCTCGTGGAGCCGCGCTTCTTGTGCGCTTCGTCGAATGGCGTCGCGACGCATACGAGCCATGAAGCCGCGCTGCGGTCCGCGCTCTTGGAGGTGGTCGAGCGAGACGCACTTCAGCTCGCCTGGTACCGCGGTGAAGGCGCGAGGCGCATCGACCCGGCCACGCTCGATGTCGACGCCGCGGAGTCGCGCCATTTCGAGGAGGCGGGCTGGGGGCTCCACTTCGCGTACCTGCCCGGCCGTGCGGGCCTCCACGTCGTCGCGCTCATCGCGGTGGCGACAGGGGAGGGCATGTTTCCCCAGGGCGGGACGTTGCTCACGGCGGCGGCGGCGGGTGACCCTGCGGTGGCCGTGAAACGCGCGCTCCGCGAAATGCGGATGGTGACGGAGGCGCTGACGCTTCAACGCGAGCTGTCGATTGATTTCGAGGCGCTCCGGCGGCCCCCGGTCCTGGAGAGCACCTGGCTCAGTGATTCGCTTCTCGACATCACGTTGCTCTACTTGAATCCGGCGATGCGCAGCGCTGTCGACCTGCTCCTGCAGGGACCTCCCGTGGCACTTCCCCGTGTTCGTGTCTCCGAC
This genomic window from Myxococcus hansupus contains:
- a CDS encoding trypsin-like serine peptidase; the encoded protein is MRIPRSPFRRNVFGALLFSVSVAACAPAPEMESADEKSPDVGTTGQDVIYGEDHRTDVYAYTAIPAMRERAERSTVALMDAVDIDASDPSNVIFNAPTLQSYFNLCSDQRFLQDPTPAWCSGTLIDDDLVLTAGHCLRTAAACAGTRFVFNFYRTSETGLQTVTTDDIYSCQAIVARQEGVVNGRNLDWAIVRLDRPAAPRFEPAPIRPGNEALPLNTGVTVIGSGSGVPFKIDDGGWVRDARASTLDFFVANTDTFGGNSGSGVYENDTFTVAGILVRGATDYVARGSCNVVNQCTDTGCRGEDITYVRPAVEGYCAIAGSMRLCGRSEPPPPPPPPPAPPSNPFTYNATATNSAQTNTTNYTIALEQGQTLTIATCGLPGANFTGDTYLRLRNAYGSEVAANDDACGGRGSSIMFTAAVTGDYIIAAGCFSSGTCSGSVAWTITGGNDPDPEPEPDPETGTFTYRARTTNSAMRNYVAHEFALTAGQVLTVATCGVPGASVVGDTYLRLYVGADEVAENDDACGIGGGSRVTYTATAATTVQLRGGCYGSGRCVGNVVWTIQ
- a CDS encoding YcaO-like family protein, with the protein product MGLQSGVVLLEMGKGVSILQTRKALMEIRGLPFARLVSLLESIGRGGKAALVRALVKAGVDPDSAAELGARFEEEEALGRGGPRLWDAQALRKTCGITGGLRLGPLRTVDIAEKGESLIQLSATRWRRAGRVGCLSCGLLWEVQSADSPAEAAAVANALPRRAVIALGAADVKALRAVMKHPCFDTEGWAEGTYGQALARRTRPRPSAGCECSSSLRAVKHIGRLEGSRMAGAALGRVGVATKESTVRGKRGAPSIVTLVWGAATLRARRRGRPVVSGHHQAQVGVGSSLEERRLTARAEAIERASSLLRVPDVLATPARALERPFLPLRQWDLYTPAQYASPGFPYAPVTQDTPLDWVMATDAKTGEQLLVPAAFTTSEQLVEPRFLCASSNGVATHTSHEAALRSALLEVVERDALQLAWYRGEGARRIDPATLDVDAAESRHFEEAGWGLHFAYLPGRAGLHVVALIAVATGEGMFPQGGTLLTAAAAGDPAVAVKRALREMRMVTEALTLQRELSIDFEALRRPPVLESTWLSDSLLDITLLYLNPAMRSAVDLLLQGPPVALPRVRVSDTAEDLVSRFHQSGLRTLVIELTLDAAAPFRTCQALVLGTQPMAFCPGLLRLGSGLLPRRLPPKNPQLPTSPLKLRRGQLNPYVLPLA
- a CDS encoding aldo/keto reductase, which translates into the protein MERRPLGKTGLQVSALGFGAGHVGGSELSESEAAALLHGVLDAGINLIDTAPGYGASEERIGRHLRGRRSEYVLSTKCGYGVPGVEDWTPECITRGVDQALSRLHTDVLDVVHFHSCPLEVLQRPGLVEALVRAVEAGKVRAAAYSGDNASLEYAIGTGAFAAVQTSVNLFDQRAIDRGVAWAQGRGMGVIAKRPLGNAPWRFAERPEAHDLGEYWNRMRALSLDTRGMDWSDVALRFAAHVPGVSTCIVGTRRLENLRRNLRAWEEGPLPSDFVEAIRDAFRRNDTGWDGMI
- a CDS encoding EGF domain-containing protein gives rise to the protein MTDETLAEGEASSETVTAMQAGDRYANAVVQSGVIAVINPNAAVGPPDGNVATFLGLLGGSLVLDMGRGEEGTGPLRIYYRGLSLAVIAQVEFLRSDMSIISTAQANLLDLGLGTHSTLVPFSSATPYRYVRLGGGLASLFGLDAIEDTGGGVGSVCGDGRVSAGEQCDDGNRMSGDGCSSACQLEPGFNCQGTQPSVCNDVNECTNGTAQCSVNAFCVNTPGSYTCVCRLGYWGNGWTCNDIDECANGTHTCQPNQQCVNTPGGFECVGGACTPPRQQCGSQCTDVTADRFNCGACGVVCPSSKRCSVGVCVPGVGEEPTL